In the Methyloterricola oryzae genome, GCGTGCTGCTGGCCTTGGGCAGGTTGACGGTGATGCCCTGCACCGTCGCCGTGGTCATGATGATGAAGATCAGCAGCAGCACATACGCCACGTCCAGCATGGGCGTAATATTGATGTCGTCATAGACCTTGCCTTCCTCGCCGACTTTCATGGCTCAGCCCTCGCGCTGCAGGTCCGCGGCGCGCTCGGAGACCATGGCCAGGAACTCGTCGGTGAACACGTGCATGTCCGCCGTCAGGTCCTTGATCTGGGTGAGCAGGTAGTTGTAGCCAAACAGGGCGGGGATGGCGACGGCCAGGCCGGCGACGGTGGCGAGCAGGGCACCGGAGATGCCGGGGGCGATGGAGTTGATGTTGACGTCGCCGGTGGCGGCGATCACGGCGAAGGTGATCATCACCCCCAGCACGGTGCCGAGCAGGCCCAGGAACGGCCCGCCGGAGATGGCGATGGTGAGCAACACCATGCTGCGGTTGAGTTTCTGGGATTCCCGCACCACCGCCGCGTCCAGGCGCGCGCGGATGACGTTCAGCGCCTCCGGGGTCAGCATGCGATTGCTGCCACCCCGGGCCACCCGCTTCTTCAGCTCCTGCACGCCGGCATGGTAGACGTGGTAGATGGGCGAGGACTGAAAATGGTCGTGCTTGCCCACCAGGGCAGTGAGGAAATCGGAATCGGCAAACTCCTTTTCTTCCTCGCTTTCGTCCTGATCCAGTGCGCCGGGATCGGAGGCGTCGATGTCGCGGTACTGCGCCAGGAAAGCCCGGTTATCCTTGCGCGCCCGGGAGATGGCCAGCCCCTTGGTCACCATCACCAGGGAACTGATGACGAACATCACGCCGCATAGGGCGATGACCACCCAGCCGTCCACGGTGAGGCTCTGCAGGATGATGACGAAATAGCTGGTGCCTCCGCCGCTTTCCTTGCCCTCGTCCTGGCCGAAGCTCAGCAGCGTGAAATCCGGGCTCTGGCTGCGGAATTGCAGCTTGATCCAGTCGGCGCTTCGCGCCGTCCTGGCCACCTGGATCTCGTCCAGCAAACCCACCAGGCCCTCGCCGAATCTCAATGTGGGCGTGAACGCCGCCAGGCTTACCGGCGAATGACCGACGGGTGCCCCATCGACGTACAGATGCAAACCCGCTTTATCGGCGGTCAGCGCCACATACTGCCAGCGCCCCAAGGCCAGGTTCGCCGCGGTCGTCTGGCCCTGACCGGCCGGTCCCTGGTAGCGGGCCGTCAGGGCGGTGCCCTGTAGTTCCAGGCTCAAGCCGTTGCCGCCCTCCGAGGCGGATACCAGGCTCACGGTCCCCTGGGGCTGGTCGATGCGCACCCAGGTTGAGAAAGTCCAGCCGGGCTCCGGCGCGATGGCCAATTGCGGCGCGGGGTTGACGCTGACGCCACCGGCCCCCGTGAACCGGGCGGCAGAACCAATCCAGCCGGCGGGCTCTGGCTGGGCCTTGGAGTCGGCCGCATGGCTGGCATAGGCGGTGGCGTCCTTGGGGAGCGCCTCGCCGTCGCCGAAATGAAACACCAAGCTCTGCGCCGTGTCGTACAGTCCCTTGCTGTCGGAGGCATCCGGCGCATTGCCATTGCCGTAATACATCCAGAACGCGTCGCTGCTCACCCCGCCGCGCACCTGGGGCAGCTTGATCCAGACCAGAGCCTGGTCGTTGGCCGCATCCAGCCGCGCCAACGCGTGCTTCAACGGCAAGCCCTGGTTGTCGATGAAACGCAGGTCACGGCCGCCCGGCGCCAGTTCCGAGAAAAAGGCAAAGTTGCCCAGGTGCAGGCGCAACAACACCGGCACATCGGTCAGGGTGTCCTTCACGTCGGCCCCGGTGATTCCGCCATCCACGCTGATCTGCTTGCGCGAACTCCAGTGATCGTCCCACCAGGCATGGGCCAGCGGCGGACTGAGGCACAGGCAGCAGACCGCCAGCAGGCGGCACGCGGTACGGACATTCATCAGGCTCATCTCGTCAGGTCGTTCAATGGGTTTCACAGGCATCAGCCGCAGCCGGGCTTGCCTTCGCGCACATCGCGGATGGAACAGTCGCCAAAGCCCAGCACGTCCACCTGCAGGGGCCGCAGCAGGGAGGAATTGCTGGCGCTCACCGGGTTTGTCGCCGAGTTGCTATCCGCCTGGGCGGTGCTCTGCTGGGCCGCCTGGGCGGCGCTGGCGGCGGCACTTTCCGCGCCGGCCGGGAGCGCGGGCACCGCCACGTTGACCGTGGGCAAGCCGCTGGCCACGCCTCCCACATCGATGTTGCTGGCGCCGATGATGGCGTTCGCGGCGATGGTGACGTTATTGCCACCGATGCCCGCCTCGGCGGCGTCCACCACACCACGGGGCGCGGCAAGCACCACATCGCCGGGGTCACGGCCGGTGGTGGTGGCGGCGGTGCGGATGCCGCTGCCGGAGACCACTGGCGGGTACTCGATGCGCAGATTGCCCTGGGCGTCGAAGGAAATGATGGGGGGCGGCGCGGCGATGGCCGACTTGGCCCCGCGCCCCGCGTCGATGTTGCCGTTGGAGGACCACACGGTGATATCGCCGCCGTCCAGGGCGAATACCCGCGACTGGTTCACCTGGAAGTCCCTGTCCACGAAGGCATTAATGGCGCCGTCACGCTGAGTGACGATGCCCAGTTGGCTGGTGGGCTTGGCCCCCGAGAAAGAGACCGCCAGCCCCGCATTCACCTCGCCTCCGGGCACCAGCAGGTTGATATCGCCGCCGTCCACGGTCTGGATGCGGCTGAACACCAGGCTGACGTCGCCCTTGAAGTCGGCGCCGCCCGGAAACAGGCGGTCCGCGGCGGCGAACCCGGGCTCATAGTCCTTTTTCAGCCCACTGACGGCGGCCTTCTTGGCGGCATCGGACAACTGGGTGAAGAACAGGCCAAACAGGAATTCGCGCTGCTCCGTGGGCGCAAGGCCGGCATACACCGCGGGCGCGTCGGTCTCGCTGAGGGTTCCGTCACCGCCGCGCCGGCGCAGGAAGGCGGTCAATGCGGCCCGATTGATCGTAGCGGTCGGGTCGTAGGCCTTGGCGAAGGCGTCGAAGTCGGGCGGGGATTTCACGCCCACCAGGATCGAAATGCTGGCACCCTCGTCCGGCAGCGCCGTGTTGAAGGTATTGCCCAGGGTATAGATGCCCTGGGATGTGCCCAGGTCCACGCTGCCGCCGGCATTGATCCACAACTCGCCCGGACCGGACAGCTCGATGCCGCGCACCAGGTTGAGCAGATTGCCGGCGGCGGCGCGCGGCGTGGTGAAACTCAGATCGCCCCCCATATCGAAGGTCGAGAGCCGGTATCCGGCGTGCTGCAGCTTGAAACTCACGTCGCGCAGATTGCCGCCAGCGGTAACCTCCGCCGGCGATGCGAAGCTGAACAACAGTGGATCCTGGGCCAGGATGTTTCCCCCGGCGCGAAGCGTGGCCGGCTCGGCTGTGCTGCCGTGCAGCGGGCTGGTCGCGTGGATCAGGCTCGCGGCCCCAAAGGGATCGAGCCGTTGCGAGGCGTCAAGGAAACTGCGCGCCGGAAACGCCACGGAGGGCAGCAGGGTCGGGTCGGCATCGGACTGCAGGACCGTCACGTTGACACCGGCGTTGCCCGTAGTCAGGTTCCCGCCCGCTTCCAACGCGAACCGTCCCTGGGCGGAAGGCAAGGTCACCAGCGAGTGCTCGATGCCGATGCTGCCCTGGGGCGCGCTGACCTCCAGGGAGCCGGGATAGACGGCGAAGGCGCGCAGCGCGGCACCCGGCAGATCAAGGGATTCGCTGGAGGCACGCCGCGCATTGAGTGCGCTCACCAGGCCATTCACATCGTTTTGCAGTCGCACATCACCCGCCACGGAATCCAGCTTGAGCTGGCTGTCGGCGGAATAGGTGAAGAAATAGCTGGCATTGCGGCCCCCGGCAATCACGGTGGGATTGAGCACGGCGCCGATCGCGACGTCGCCCACCGCTTGCACGTCGAAATGGCTTTCACCAAGAGCCAGAACGGAGCCCAACCCCGCTTCGTCGGTGCTGAGCGCACCGCCCGCACGGAGGGTGGCGCTGCCCCGGCCCACATAGAAGGTTCCGCCGCGCACGTCCCCTCCGGCGGTCAGGGTCAGATCTCCGCCACCGCCCACCTGTACCTGGTTGCTGAGGAAATTGGAGTCCGAAGGCACCTCAGGCCGGGCCTGCTGGCCCAGCTGCTTGCCGGTGGTCGGCAGCATCACCGACAAATCATGGACGTCGCGGCCGGCGCGCAGGTCCACGTCGCCGCCCCCCAGGGCGCCCAGATTTTGGCGAAAACGCGAGTTGGCCAGGGGCTGCCCGTCGAAACGGATATCCGCCGCGCCCAGGGCCAGGGCCCAGGCGGTGGGTGTCTCTCCGGTGTGGGTGGGGTTGCGGCTCCAGTTGCCGGTCTCGACAAACCAGTCGTTGAAGAACTGGCCGGTGGCCGCGCCCACCAGATCGCGGCCGGCGTTGATGCGGATCGAGCCCCCTTCGACCGGATACTCACCGTAAAAGCCGAAGGCCACGAAGGAAGGTTTCAAGCTGCCGTAACGCGCTTGTGTCTCGGCCCGGCCTGCGGTATAGAGCGCGGAGGTATCATCGGCCAGGACAAAATCCCGCCCCGCCTGCACGTCGATGTCGCCGGTCCCGGTGCGCACCAAGGCGCCGGAAGCCAGGCTGACGTCCTTGCCCGCCACCAGCCGGTAGCCCCAGGAGCGGTCGGACATCAGCTGGTCCTTCACCGGTATGAAGGTGCCCGCCCCCAGCAGCGCGGACACATCGATGCCGGACGGGTCGTAAGACAGAATGCCGTCGCTGAGGGAACCATCGAAGCGCAGATCGCCCGCGGCCTCCAGAACCAGCACGCCGGGCCGCCCGCCGTAACGCTGGCCCGAAAGATCCCAGCCTTGCGCGCCCAGAACCAGATCGCCCGGGCTTTGCACCGTAAGGCCGGGACGCAGCCCGCCGGGAATGCCCAGGCGGCTTTCGATGGCGTCGGCATGGGTCATGAAGGCCGCGGTATCCGTTTCCCAGGCCGCAGTCTCGGCGGCAGTGATCGTGCCTTCGTGAACCTCCGTGCGCACCGCCTCGACCGTGACCTGCCCGGCCTTCACCGCGCTGCGCAAATCGCCGCTCACCGCCACGTCGTCGGTGCTGCGCAGGGCCGCGAGCTGCACCGCCCCCGCCGCCGTGCCGGCATCGCCGGGTGACGCATCCAGCGCGGCGCCTGACGCAATGTCGACGCCGGCGTTGCCATCGCCATCGCCATCGGTGGCCTGCAGCCACAGCAGCCCCGCCTTACCACCGGTTCCCCGTGCCGTCACCTGGGCGGTGGAAGCCAGTTCCAGCCGGTCGCCGGCGTCGAGCAAGACCCTTGCGCCGCTGCCCTGGGCAGCGACGGTTCCGCCGATGCGCACATCACCCGCATCCGCCGCCAGACTGATGTCGTGTCCCGCCAAGCGCTGACCGGCGGCCACCACCAAATCGCCCTGGCGCACCCGCAAGTCCAGGGTATCCCCAAAACCCGAAGCCACCAGTTGATTAAACAGGGCAGACCACGCGTCGCCCGCTTTCGCCGTTCCCTGGTCCAGGCTGAAGCTGCCCGGTGCATTGCTACCTGCGGCATTCATGCTGCCGGCAAGCTCCACCCGGCCCGACGCCTGCACTTCCAGGCCACCGCCGCGGCTACCGCCCAGTTCCAGGCTGGCCGAGGGATTGAGGAACACATCGCCGGCGGCGGCGCTGAGCGCGATGCTTCCGCCGTCACTCAGAACGGCATCGGCGCCCACCGCGCGCCCCGACACGTCGATGCGCGTGCCGGCATCCAGGCTCAGGTTGCCGCGCTCGACGCTCAGGCGCACCTGGCCGGAAGGCAGCCTGACATTGCCGGAGAAAGCGAGATTACCCGCGGCGATGTCCAAACGTCCGCCCAGGGCCGGGGCCGCCGGCGAAGCCTCGCCGGAGCGGGCCACGGACACGGCATGCCCCGAAGCCTGGATCTGGGTATTCGCCCCGGGGCCGCTGGTCCAAACCGGCGCCGTGAAGGACAGATCCACCGTCGATTGCAGGCTCCCCGCACCGGAACCGGCGATTTGCCCGGCGGCTTGAACATCGGCACTTGAAAAACCATCGACGCGATAGGCGCCGGCACCCAGCACGAAACGCTGCGCCCGCAGTTGCAGGACGCCATTGCCATGACCGGCTTCGGCGGAAGCCGCATAGGGATTGGAGAGACTCAGGGTGTCTGCGGAAATCTGCGCAACGTCGCCCGCCGCGCCATGGCCCGCCACGCCCGCGCTGCGCCAGTCCAGACTGCCCAGATTCAGCTCGAAGCTGCCCTCGACGCCCACAGGATTGGGACTGCCCAGCACCAGGCTATCCAGATTCAAGGCGTTCAACTGGCTGGCGCTCAAGAGCAGGCCCTGCGTACGCCCGTTCGCCTCACCCAGCGCGACATGGGGCGCGGTCACCTGCAGGGAACCGCCTTTCATCGCTAGCTGGCCCTGGAAGCTGGATTCGGCGCTGGCATCCAGATTCATGGAGCCATCGGCTTCCAGCACCGCGCCGGCTGCGACCTGGAGCGACCCGCGAGTCCCGTCTCCGCCTTGCCGTTGCACCTCCGCTTGCGGACCGGCGGAGACCCGCAGCAGCGCGCTGTCACCCTCGATGTGCAATGGCTTGACTGTTTGGACAACTGCCTTGCCGGTGCCGCTGAGATGCGCGCCTTCGCCCACCTGAATGCCGTCCTGCGCGGTCAGGATCAATTCAGGAGCGGCCAGTGCCGCATCCTGGGCGACGGTGATGTTCTGCGCCCGGGTGGCAATATTGGTAGCGTTTTCGCCGACCGAGCGCACCCCGCCTATCAGCACGCTGCCCACCTGCAGGCGGTCCAGGTCGGCGGCGGACAGCCGCACCTGGCCCGCGCCGCCGGGCGCGGCGTCGGCCACAATCTCGATACGCTGCGCGGCGATATCCAGGGCTCCCGCCCGGCCATTCTTGACAGCCGTGGCGACCACGTCTCCGGCCAGCGCCAGGGCCGACTGGGCATCGATCACCAGGCTGCCGGCATCCTGCGGCAGTTGTGCCACCGCCTGCTTCTTGCGCTCCGCCTGGGCGCTGAAAAACGCATTCCCCGTGGCCAGGTCATACTGGGCGCGAGCCCTTACCGCAGAGCGCGGCGTCACGGCGAATCCGCTCCAGCGTGCATCCCGTAAGGGCGTGCCCGCCACGCTGCGATACCCCGCGATGACCACATTGCCAAGGTCGTTGCGGAAGCGGTTGCCCGGCCCGAAATCGCGGGTGCCTGCCTGCTGCGTCACCAGAAACGCCCCCGGCAGCAGGGCATAGTGGGCGGGCAACAGGACATAATCGCCAGAAGGCAGGCCCCCGCCGCTCGCGAGATGCACGCTGTCGCCCACCTGCAGCCCCGAGGTGGGCAGTTCCAGCGGGTCCGTCGGCGCCGCGTTGCCCTGGAATCCGGGCAGCACCGCGAATTTCGGCGCCGAAGCATCGCTCTCCAGCACGTCTTTGGAGCCGCCGATGCCGGGCACGAATTCGAAGGCGAACAGGTCGCCGCCGCCGGAGCTGTCGATTTTGGCGCCAGCCTCCAATTGAACCGCGCCGGCACTGAGGTTCAACTGCTTGTCCGGCGGGGCCAGGGAAGTACCCTCGGCGCGGCTGGCATACACCAGTTTCTGGGTACCCAGGGGATAGACCCAGTCCAGTCCGCCCTGGGTGCGGCCGAAGGGAATGAGCGCGCCGCCGCCCGCGTTGGTGGTCAGGCTGCCCGGCAGCATGTCGAGTTGGGTGGCCGCCGTCAGGCTGAGACTGCCCAAAGGTACCTTGAGCACGCCGCCCTGTTCGATCACCGGCGCCTCCATCCGCAGATAACCGCCGGCCGAAAAAACCGGGCTCGGACCGTCCCCCGGCGCGATGCGCAGGGCAGCGGTAGGGGCGTTTTCCAGCGCGATGCGGAAATCGGACAAGGTGGTGGGATACACCTGATCGGCGGCAAGGCTCAGGTCGCCGGCCATGAGGTACTCGCCGGTCAGATCACGCTGCTCCTGGGTAGTGCGTATGCCCTCCAGCCGGATGTCGCCGGTGCTGGCCAGGTCGGCCTTGCCAAAGCCCGAGAGTACCGTGGTTCCAACCAGGTCGATCAGGCCCGCGTTGGCCGTCAGGCTACCGGAACCCGTCACCGCAACCCCGTCGCCCGGCCGGGTCTGGCGCGAACCAAGGGCGATATAGGCGGAATCCAGTTCGGCCGATGCGCGCCCGCCCTGGGGCCTGGCCTGCAGCACAGGCGAATCGAGGCGGATGCTGCGCTGGGTCTGCAACACAAGATCACCCTGCAACTCGATGCGGCCGGGAGTTGTGACGGACAGGTTGGCGAAACGGCCTTCTTCCACTTGGGATTGGGAGAGTGTCGCGATGCCGAATTCCGAAGCGGGCAAGGCCTTGCCCAAGCTCAGATCCACGGGACGGTCCGTCACCTGCATCCCGTTGACCCGAATCACGCTGGGCGCGTCGGGAAAGGGCTGTTGTCCGGTGGACAGAGGATCGGGCTCGCTGCGAGTGAGCTTGTTCAGCTCGATTGACAGGCTGCCGCCCGCGGCCCCGGCCACCGGCCCCGGCGCCGCCCGCAGCGTGCCTTGCAGTTGCATGCCTTCCGCCGCCCGCAGTTCGATGCTGCCGCCATTGGATGGAACCAGCCGCCTGACGGGCAAAACCCCGCCTGCCACGCCCTGGCTGGCCACGTCAACGCGGGCGGCGGTGCCGGATACATCGATGACCGAACCGGGAAGCAAGTTGACGAAGCCGCGGTCCGCGCGCAGGGATACCGTGCCCCCATCCAGCACATCGCCGGTGATGAGGCCGGCCGGATCGTTCATCAGCAGTGCCTGCCCAGGCGCGGCCAGGCTGGCTCCGGTTCCCAGCCAGATGCCCTGGCCGGCCAGAAATCCGGGATCGGTGCCGAAGGGCGGCGTGACCTGCAGGGCAATGTTTCCCGCCGGCGCGATGATGGACCCTTCCAGGAAAAGGCTGGTATCGGAGACCAGGCTCACGGCCCCACGCGCATCGGTGCGTATTTGTGCGCCGGGTTCAAGGCGGATGGCGGCGTCCGGCCCGCCGTCGCCATTGGTCCGGGCCAAGGTGAGCGTGAGCTTCGCAGGCTGACGCGCGGCTTCCTGCAAGGTCTCGACATGGCTGAAACGCGCGAGCGCAGCCCCGGTGCGCTGGCGGGTAAAGCCGGGGTCCAGCTCGCGATTGGCGACCACCGGACTGACCTGTGTGCCGGCCTGAACGGTGATGCCGGACCGGTTGGACGAGACCTGGAAAGTCTGGAAGCCGCCCTGGCTGAAGAAGCCGCTGGCCAGCCTCAGCCCTGCTCCGGCCGTGTCGCCCTCGCCGATGTCGACCCGCGCGGAGGCCAGGGAGAGCGTCCCACCCTGTCCGCCGCCGAGGGCATAGCCCTGCAATTGTCCGTCAAGCCGCAGGTTGGAGCCTGCCGGAGCTTCGGCAGCCAGGGTGACGCTGCCGGCATTACCAGCAGTCACTTGTCCATCCACCGCGCGCCATCCACCGCCGCTCACGTCCACCCGGCTGCCGGCCTTCATGCTGACATCGCCCTCGGCGGTCACCTGCACGCTGCCACCGTCCCGGAATACAGGGCCCAGGTAGGGCCTGGCCTGGGGGTCGGGCAGGTCATTGACCCACTGCCCGGCCACATCGATCAGCGCCGTGGGGCCCAGGTCCACTCCACCGCTGAGACGGCCCTGGGTGCTCGACGTCAGTCGCGTGGACAGTTCGACACTGGCTGCGGCGCCGCGGATGCCGCCGTCCATTTTTACTTCCCCGCCCCGGAGGGCCAGCGAGCCGGAGCCTGGCACCTGCACCGTGACGTCGGCGGGCACGGTGACGACGCCCCCCGAAGCGATGGAGGCCTTGCCCAACCCTGCCGCCGGCATGAAATCGGCGCCCAGGACCAGAGTCGGCTGGGATGCCGAGGCATCGGCCACACCACCCAGCTGCACCGGCTGGGTGCTGTCGGGTGTCCGCGCCAGATCGATGCTCAAGTTCCCACCCGGCACGTACTGTTCCGCCTGACGCTGATGCAGCCCGCTCACCGCGCCGCCCTTCAAGCCACCTTCCAGTTCCAGGACGTTCGCTGCAATGCTGAGCGAGCCCGCCCCCTTGCCCTCGACATAGCCTGCCTCGAAGCGGCCCTGCCCACCAGCTCCCGGCACTTCCCAACGGCGGGTGAAATGCCAGGCCCGGTAGGTCTTCTCGATATCACCGAGGATGCCGTCGTAGCGCACATCGGGGCTGGCCTCGCCGATATCCACAGTGTGGCGGTCCTGAATCAGCTGCGTGGTCTTGATGTAGCCGGGGCGGTACAGCAGGGATCCGCCTGAGAAATCGAGCAACGATCCTTGCTGCAACAGGACGTCGCCTTCGGAGCCCAGTTTGAGGCTGCCCCCGGCCGTGCTGCGCTCGCGCACCGTGCGGCCTATGCGCTCCAGCGCGCCGCTGATATCGCCGATTGGCGTTCCCTTGCGGATGTCGACGCTTACCGTCCTGCCATTGAGGATGCCGGACTTCTGCAAGGGCGAGTCGCGCAGCTCGTTGTTGCGCAGTTCCACCTTCACCACGTTGCGTTCCATGGGCAAAGACACGCGCTTGAGGCCGGACACGTCGATGCGCGCACCCTGGTCAATGATCAGTCGGCTTTCGTTGCGGACACCCTCCGCCCCAGGCAAGTCCGGATGTTCGGTAGCGGTGATGTTCACCTGGCCTGACCGGGCCCGCAGTAGAGAGCCGGCGCACAGCTCCACCCGGTTGCCCATGATGTCGACGCGCGAGGCTTCCTGTGTCTGGCTATCCACGGCGGTGGCCTTGTCCTTGAGGTCCGGGCTGGCCTGGGTCAGGCTGCCTTCGCCCAGGATGACGCTGGCGCGGGTTCCCAGTCCGTCGCCCGTATCCTGGGCGCGGATGGATTGCTTCGCTTCCAGCACCCAGCGGTCACTTTCCCGGCGCACCGCGGCGCCTTCCCGAGCCAGCAGCTTGATGGAGCCGTTGGCACGCACAGCTGTCTTGGCAGAGATGCGGCCTTGCTGATTCACGGCGAAGCCCACCAGGGTCACATTGCCGCGATCCGCCAGCAGCTTGCCCAGGTTGGCCACCTCGCCGCCGCTGCCCACCTCCACCAGGAGGCCGCGCAGGGCCGGATCGCCGCTGACCTCCTGCAGGTAAACCTTGTCCGAAGCCGCCGCC is a window encoding:
- a CDS encoding filamentous haemagglutinin family protein, translating into MNTECTYPRGLLLARVIHSLLVMSVCAQGVCAAELPVAEQAFAALGIAEHAVSGNTLNVIQHTDRAILDWQSFNVSRDGAVRFRQPSASAIALNRIHQADPSRILGTVSANGQIYLVNQNGFLFGKDAKVDANSLVVSTLQISDDTFQRGLTKVIDQDGRPTLTSDGTVFRTGVDGKPEKIAIEVAAGAKIDAAASGRIVMAAPAIRNQGSVSAPDGQVVLAAASDKVYLQEVSGDPALRGLLVEVGSGGEVANLGKLLADRGNVTLVGFAVNQQGRISAKTAVRANGSIKLLAREGAAVRRESDRWVLEAKQSIRAQDTGDGLGTRASVILGEGSLTQASPDLKDKATAVDSQTQEASRVDIMGNRVELCAGSLLRARSGQVNITATEHPDLPGAEGVRNESRLIIDQGARIDVSGLKRVSLPMERNVVKVELRNNELRDSPLQKSGILNGRTVSVDIRKGTPIGDISGALERIGRTVRERSTAGGSLKLGSEGDVLLQQGSLLDFSGGSLLYRPGYIKTTQLIQDRHTVDIGEASPDVRYDGILGDIEKTYRAWHFTRRWEVPGAGGQGRFEAGYVEGKGAGSLSIAANVLELEGGLKGGAVSGLHQRQAEQYVPGGNLSIDLARTPDSTQPVQLGGVADASASQPTLVLGADFMPAAGLGKASIASGGVVTVPADVTVQVPGSGSLALRGGEVKMDGGIRGAAASVELSTRLTSSTQGRLSGGVDLGPTALIDVAGQWVNDLPDPQARPYLGPVFRDGGSVQVTAEGDVSMKAGSRVDVSGGGWRAVDGQVTAGNAGSVTLAAEAPAGSNLRLDGQLQGYALGGGQGGTLSLASARVDIGEGDTAGAGLRLASGFFSQGGFQTFQVSSNRSGITVQAGTQVSPVVANRELDPGFTRQRTGAALARFSHVETLQEAARQPAKLTLTLARTNGDGGPDAAIRLEPGAQIRTDARGAVSLVSDTSLFLEGSIIAPAGNIALQVTPPFGTDPGFLAGQGIWLGTGASLAAPGQALLMNDPAGLITGDVLDGGTVSLRADRGFVNLLPGSVIDVSGTAARVDVASQGVAGGVLPVRRLVPSNGGSIELRAAEGMQLQGTLRAAPGPVAGAAGGSLSIELNKLTRSEPDPLSTGQQPFPDAPSVIRVNGMQVTDRPVDLSLGKALPASEFGIATLSQSQVEEGRFANLSVTTPGRIELQGDLVLQTQRSIRLDSPVLQARPQGGRASAELDSAYIALGSRQTRPGDGVAVTGSGSLTANAGLIDLVGTTVLSGFGKADLASTGDIRLEGIRTTQEQRDLTGEYLMAGDLSLAADQVYPTTLSDFRIALENAPTAALRIAPGDGPSPVFSAGGYLRMEAPVIEQGGVLKVPLGSLSLTAATQLDMLPGSLTTNAGGGALIPFGRTQGGLDWVYPLGTQKLVYASRAEGTSLAPPDKQLNLSAGAVQLEAGAKIDSSGGGDLFAFEFVPGIGGSKDVLESDASAPKFAVLPGFQGNAAPTDPLELPTSGLQVGDSVHLASGGGLPSGDYVLLPAHYALLPGAFLVTQQAGTRDFGPGNRFRNDLGNVVIAGYRSVAGTPLRDARWSGFAVTPRSAVRARAQYDLATGNAFFSAQAERKKQAVAQLPQDAGSLVIDAQSALALAGDVVATAVKNGRAGALDIAAQRIEIVADAAPGGAGQVRLSAADLDRLQVGSVLIGGVRSVGENATNIATRAQNITVAQDAALAAPELILTAQDGIQVGEGAHLSGTGKAVVQTVKPLHIEGDSALLRVSAGPQAEVQRQGGDGTRGSLQVAAGAVLEADGSMNLDASAESSFQGQLAMKGGSLQVTAPHVALGEANGRTQGLLLSASQLNALNLDSLVLGSPNPVGVEGSFELNLGSLDWRSAGVAGHGAAGDVAQISADTLSLSNPYAASAEAGHGNGVLQLRAQRFVLGAGAYRVDGFSSADVQAAGQIAGSGAGSLQSTVDLSFTAPVWTSGPGANTQIQASGHAVSVARSGEASPAAPALGGRLDIAAGNLAFSGNVRLPSGQVRLSVERGNLSLDAGTRIDVSGRAVGADAVLSDGGSIALSAAAGDVFLNPSASLELGGSRGGGLEVQASGRVELAGSMNAAGSNAPGSFSLDQGTAKAGDAWSALFNQLVASGFGDTLDLRVRQGDLVVAAGQRLAGHDISLAADAGDVRIGGTVAAQGSGARVLLDAGDRLELASTAQVTARGTGGKAGLLWLQATDGDGDGNAGVDIASGAALDASPGDAGTAAGAVQLAALRSTDDVAVSGDLRSAVKAGQVTVEAVRTEVHEGTITAAETAAWETDTAAFMTHADAIESRLGIPGGLRPGLTVQSPGDLVLGAQGWDLSGQRYGGRPGVLVLEAAGDLRFDGSLSDGILSYDPSGIDVSALLGAGTFIPVKDQLMSDRSWGYRLVAGKDVSLASGALVRTGTGDIDVQAGRDFVLADDTSALYTAGRAETQARYGSLKPSFVAFGFYGEYPVEGGSIRINAGRDLVGAATGQFFNDWFVETGNWSRNPTHTGETPTAWALALGAADIRFDGQPLANSRFRQNLGALGGGDVDLRAGRDVHDLSVMLPTTGKQLGQQARPEVPSDSNFLSNQVQVGGGGDLTLTAGGDVRGGTFYVGRGSATLRAGGALSTDEAGLGSVLALGESHFDVQAVGDVAIGAVLNPTVIAGGRNASYFFTYSADSQLKLDSVAGDVRLQNDVNGLVSALNARRASSESLDLPGAALRAFAVYPGSLEVSAPQGSIGIEHSLVTLPSAQGRFALEAGGNLTTGNAGVNVTVLQSDADPTLLPSVAFPARSFLDASQRLDPFGAASLIHATSPLHGSTAEPATLRAGGNILAQDPLLFSFASPAEVTAGGNLRDVSFKLQHAGYRLSTFDMGGDLSFTTPRAAAGNLLNLVRGIELSGPGELWINAGGSVDLGTSQGIYTLGNTFNTALPDEGASISILVGVKSPPDFDAFAKAYDPTATINRAALTAFLRRRGGDGTLSETDAPAVYAGLAPTEQREFLFGLFFTQLSDAAKKAAVSGLKKDYEPGFAAADRLFPGGADFKGDVSLVFSRIQTVDGGDINLLVPGGEVNAGLAVSFSGAKPTSQLGIVTQRDGAINAFVDRDFQVNQSRVFALDGGDITVWSSNGNIDAGRGAKSAIAAPPPIISFDAQGNLRIEYPPVVSGSGIRTAATTTGRDPGDVVLAAPRGVVDAAEAGIGGNNVTIAANAIIGASNIDVGGVASGLPTVNVAVPALPAGAESAAASAAQAAQQSTAQADSNSATNPVSASNSSLLRPLQVDVLGFGDCSIRDVREGKPGCG
- a CDS encoding DUF2341 domain-containing protein, translating into MNVRTACRLLAVCCLCLSPPLAHAWWDDHWSSRKQISVDGGITGADVKDTLTDVPVLLRLHLGNFAFFSELAPGGRDLRFIDNQGLPLKHALARLDAANDQALVWIKLPQVRGGVSSDAFWMYYGNGNAPDASDSKGLYDTAQSLVFHFGDGEALPKDATAYASHAADSKAQPEPAGWIGSAARFTGAGGVSVNPAPQLAIAPEPGWTFSTWVRIDQPQGTVSLVSASEGGNGLSLELQGTALTARYQGPAGQGQTTAANLALGRWQYVALTADKAGLHLYVDGAPVGHSPVSLAAFTPTLRFGEGLVGLLDEIQVARTARSADWIKLQFRSQSPDFTLLSFGQDEGKESGGGTSYFVIILQSLTVDGWVVIALCGVMFVISSLVMVTKGLAISRARKDNRAFLAQYRDIDASDPGALDQDESEEEKEFADSDFLTALVGKHDHFQSSPIYHVYHAGVQELKKRVARGGSNRMLTPEALNVIRARLDAAVVRESQKLNRSMVLLTIAISGGPFLGLLGTVLGVMITFAVIAATGDVNINSIAPGISGALLATVAGLAVAIPALFGYNYLLTQIKDLTADMHVFTDEFLAMVSERAADLQREG
- a CDS encoding ExbD/TolR family protein; the protein is MKVGEEGKVYDDINITPMLDVAYVLLLIFIIMTTATVQGITVNLPKASST